The Pseudomonas sp. TH06 genome contains the following window.
GCGCATCGACATGGTGATTCAGCCGAAGCCGAAAAACGACCAGAAAAAGGCCCCGTAATGGCAACTCTGAAAGCCCAGCATCTGGCCAAGGCGTATAAAAGTCGTCAGGTCGTGCGTGATGTCAGCCTGTCCATCGACAGCGGTCAGATCGTCGGCCTGCTCGGCCCTAACGGCGCCGGCAAGACCACCTGCTTCTACATGATCGTTGGCCTGGTCCAGGCTGATCAGGGTCGCGTACTGATCGATGATCTGGACGTCAGCCACCAGCCAATGCACGGCCGCGCCAAGGCCGGCATTGGCTATCTGCCGCAAGAAGCGTCGATCTTCCGCAAACTGTCGGTAGCCGACAACATCATGGCCATCCTCGAAACCCGTCAGGAGCTCGACAAGGCCGGCCGTCGCAAGGAGCTGGAAAGCCTGCTGCAGGAATTCCACATCAGCCACATCCGCGACAACCTCGGCATGAGCCTGTCGGGTGGTGAACGTCGTCGGGTGGAAATCGCCCGCGCACTGGCGACCGCACCAAAATTCATCCTGCTCGACGAACCGTTCGCCGGTGTCGACCCGATTTCGGTCGGCGATATCAAGCAGATCATCCACCACCTCAAGGCCAAGGGCATCGGCGTGTTGATCACCGACCACAACGTGCGTGAGACGCTGGATATCTGCGAAACCGCCTACATCGTCAACGACGGTCAGCTGATCGCCGAAGGTGACTCTGCGACCATCCTGGCCAACGATCTGGTCAAGGAAGTGTATCTGGGCCACGAATTCCGCTTGTAAGCGCAAAGTGCCCGGTGAGCCGCCCGGGTGCTGTATCGATTCAAGCAGGATTTAATACGCTTTAATTGTTACAGCGCTCTAGGCAAACACTTCAGTTTCAGGCATATAATTTGCTTAAGTTTGGCGCTCCGGCGCCCTGTAGTGGATGGCGCATAGCGCCGGCGAATAAGGTGTTAAGCCCCTGCCATGAAACCATCGCTAGTCTTGAGAATGGGCCAGCAGCTGACGATGACACCGCAGCTGCAACAGGCCATCCGCCTGCTCCAATTGTCGACCCTGGATTTGCAACAGGAAATCCAGGAGGCCCTGGAATCCAATCCGATGCTCGAACGCCAGGAAGAAGGCGAAGACTTCGACAACTCCGATCCCCTGGCCGACAACGCCGAACAGAAGCCCAACACTGAGATCCAGGAACCCTCCTATCAGGAAACCGCCCCGACGGTGGACAACCTCGAGGACGGCGACTGGAGCGAGCGCATCCCCAACGAGCTACCGGTCGATACGGCCTGGGAAGACGTTTACCAAACCAGCGCCAGCAGCCTGCCCAGCAACGATGACGACGAGTGGGACTTCACCACCCGCACCTCTGCGGGTGAAAGCCTGCAAAGCCACTTGCTGTGGCAATTGAATCTGGCACCGATGTCCGACACCGATCGACTGATCGCTGTCACCCTGATCGATTGCATCAACAATCAGGGTTATCTGGATGAAACCCTCGAAGAGATTCTTGAAGCATTCGATCCGGAACTGGACATCGAACTGGACGAGATCGAAGCCGTCCTGCACCGCATCCAGCAATTCGAACCCGCAGGCATCGGCGCCCGCAACCTCGGCGAGTGTCTGCTGCTGCAACTGCGTCAGTTGTCGGCCAAGACCCCTTGGCTGGCCGAAGCGAAGCGTCTGGTCACCGACTACATCGATTTGCTCGGCAGCCGTGATTACAGCCAGTTGATGCGCCGCATGAAACTCAAGGAAGACGAGCTTCGTCAAGTCATAGAACTGGTGCAAAGCCTCAACCCGCGCCCGGGCTCGCAGATCGAATCTACAGAAGCCGAGTACGTCGTACCTGACGTCATCGTGCGCAAGGACAACGAGCGCTGGCTGGTCGAGCTGAATCAGGAGTCCGTGCCACGCCTGCGGGTCAACGCCCAGTACGCCGGTTTCGTGCGTCGCGCCGATACCAGCGCCGACAACACCTTCATGCGCAATCAGTTGCAGGAAGCTCGCTGGTTCATCAAAAGCCTGCAAAGCCGCAACGAAACCCTGATGAAAGTAGCCACCCAGATCGTCGAGCATCAGCGCGGCTTCCTGGAATACGGCGACGAAGCCATGAAGCCGCTCGTCCTGCATGACATCGCCGAAGCGGTCGGCATGCACGAATCGACGATTTCCCGGGTGACCACGCAGAAATTCATGCATACCCCGCGCGGTATTTATGAACTGAAATACTTTTTCTCCAGCCACGTCAGCACTTCCGAAGGCGGCGAATGCTCGTCCACGGCGATCCGCGCGATCATCAAAAAACTGGTTGCTGCGGAAAATCAGAAAAAGCCGTTGAGTGACAGCAAGATCGCTGGTTTACTGGAGGCACAAGGCATTCAGGTGGCTCGCCGCACCGTCGCCAAGTACCGCGAATCCCTCGGGATCGCGCCTTCGAGCGAACGCAAGCGGTTGATGTAAGCCACGTTACAGCGTTCCAGTGGCAGGCTATCCAGCCTGCCGCTTTATGCACTGGCAACGAAGGAGAAGCTGTATGCAAGTCAACATCAGTGGACACCAACTGGAAGTGACCGAACCTCTGCGCACTTATATCGGCGAAAAACTCGAACGATTGGAGCGCCATTTCGACAAGATCACCAACGTGCAAGTCACGATGTGCGTCGAGAAGCTGAAGCAGAAAATCGAAGCCACCTTGCATATACCCGGCGGAGAAGTGGTCGCCAATGCCGAGCATGACGACATGTATGCCGCGATCGACCTACTGACCGACAAGCTGGATCGCCAACTCAAAAAGCATAAGGAAAAGACCCAGAGCCTCCTTCAGGGCGCCACCGGTCGATAACCCCCCATTCCATGATCCGACTTGAAAGTATCCTGACCCCCGGCCGTTCCCTCGTGAACGTGCCGGGCGGCAGTAAAAAGAAAGCCCTCGAACAGATTGCCAACCTGATCGCCCGCGAAGTGCCGGATCTGGAGATGCAAGATGTCTTCGAGGCCCTGATCGCCCGTGAAAAACTCGGCTCTACCGGTTTTGGTAACGGCATCGCCATTCCCCACTGCCGCCTCAAGGGTTGCGAAACGCCCATCAGTGCGTTGATGCACCTTCAAGCCCCAATCGATTTCGACGCCATCGACGGCGCCCCGGTTGACCTGCTGTTCGTATTGCTGGTCCCGGAAGCAGCTACCGATGCGCACCTGGAATTGCTGCGTCAGATCGCCAGCATGCTCGACCGCAAGGACGTGCGCGATAAATTGCGCAGCGCCGCGAGCAACGAAGCCTTGTACCAGGTCGTTCTGGACGAGCAGAACGGGCACTAATCATGCGTTTGATCATTGTCAGCGGCCGTTCCGGCTCGGGTAAAAGCACCGCCCTGGATGTCCTTGAGGACAACGGTTATTACTGCATCGACAATCTGCCGGCCGGCCTGCTGCCGGAACTGGCCGAACGCGCGTTGATTCACACTGAACTGGCGCAACCGCTGGTGGCCGTGTCAATCGATGCGCGTAACCTGCCGAGCCATCTGACGCGTTTTCCGGAGCTGCTTGAGGATGTCCGCAACAAGCACATCCAGTGTGATGTCTTGTATCTGGATGCCGACGAGGAAACCCTGCTCAAGCGTTTTTCCGAAACCCGCCGTCGCCATCCGCTGAGCAACGCCAACCGCTCGCTCGCCGAGGCGATTCAGGATGAAACAGCCCTGCTCGGCCCCATCGCCGACCTCGCCGACCTGAAGATCAACACCACCAATCTGAACCTGTACCAGCTGCGCGACACCATCAAGCTGCGTTTGCTGAATCAGCCGGAGCCGGGCACCGCGTTTCTGGTCGAGTCATTCGGATTCAAGCGTGGTATGCCGGTGGATGCAGACCTGGTGTTCGATGTGCGCTGCCTGCCTAATCCGTACTGGAAACCTGAGTTGCGCGCGCAATCGGGTCTCGATGAACCGGTGGCGGAGTATCTGGCGGCGCAGCCAGAGGTGGAGGAAATGTTCCAGGACATCTTCACCTACTTGCATAAGTGGCTGCCGCGCTTCGCCGCGAGCAACCGCGCCTATGTCACCATTGCCATTGGCTGTACCGGCGGGCATCACCGCTCCGTCTACCTGACCGAACGCCTGGGTCAGGCCCTGCAGAAAACCCTGAAGAACGTCCAGGTTCGCCACCGCGACCTCACTTAAAGGATTCACACCGCGATGCCTGCTCTGGAAATCGAAATCATCAATAAACTGGGTTTGCATGCCCGAGCTTCCGCGAAGTTCGTTGGCGTCGCCGGTGAGTTCAAAGATTGCAAGATTCGTGTCGGGCGGACTCCAGAGACCATGGTCGACGGAAAAAGCATCATGGCCATGATGATGCTCGCTGCCGGCAAGGGCACGATCATTCACCTGAGTACCGAAGGTGAGCAGGCTGACGAAGCCTTGCAGGCATTGGTGAATCTGATCAACGACTATTTTGGCGAAGGCGGCTGATCGCCTGTGGCGAGGGAGCTTGCTCCCGCTCGGCTGCGTAGCAGTCGTCAATGCGGTGCAACTGGCAGATGGCTAATGGGGCCGCTTCGTAGCCCAGCGGGAGCAAGCTCCCTCGCCACAATTCAACTCAACCCAATGCCGTATCCATCACCATCATCAAACAAAACCCGATCAACAAGCCAAGACTGGCCAGTTTGTCATGACCATTGCGTCGCGACTCGGGGATCACTTCGTGGGTCACCACCAGCAGCATAGCCCCCGCCGCCAGCGCCAAACCTAACGGCAACAACACCTGCGCCAGGCTCACCAGCCACGCACACAACAGGGCAAACACCGGCTCAACCAGACCCGATGCCGCGCCGATCAGGAACGCCTTGACCCGCGACATCCCAGCCCCGGCCAGCACCAGCGCAATCACCAGACCTTCCGGCACATCCTGCAAGGCAATGCCCATGGCCAGACTGTCGGCATCCGGCATGCCTCCACCAGCGGAGACACCAACCGCCATGCCTTCCGGAATGTTATGGGCAATGATGGCGAACACGAACAGCCAGATCCGCGGCGGAATCACCGGGCGTTCGAGCGTGCCCACGAGCATCTCCGGCGACGCACCGGACAATTGCCGGTCGACCAGAAACAACCCGAACGCACCGAGCATGATGCCGAAGCAGATCAAGCCACTCGCGGCCCACGGTGTCAGGCCGAGGCTTTCAGCGGCGGCAATGCCCGGCACGATCAGCGAAAACGCCGTCGCTGCCAACATCACGCCCGCGCCAAAACCCAGCAATGTATCGCTGAGCGCCTGAGGCATGCGCCGAATCACCAACACCGGCACCGCCCCGAGCGCCGTGCCGAGCGCGCAAATCGCCCCGCCTTGCAACGCCCGGGAAAGCCTCGGTTCCAGATCCAGCCATTCCAGTCCGTGAGCGACCAGCAAGGTCATGCCCGCCAACAGCAAGAGCGACCCCACCGCGTAACGAAACATACGCCCACTTCCGATCGCCAGTGTTTCAGTGCCCATAGTCAGCCTTGGATTGTTTTTATAGAAGACTTAAACCAGTGCGGCTTTGTAGCGCGCAGCCACTTCAGGCCAATTGATCACGTTGTAAAACGCATTGATGTATTCCGGACGACGGTTCTGGTAACGCAGGTAGTAGGCATGTTCCCAGACGTCGAGACCAAGAATCGGCGTATTGCCGTTCATCAACGGGCTGTCCTGGTTGCCGCTGCTTTCCACGATCAGTTTCTTCTCCGGGGTCACGCTGAGCCAGGCCCAACCGCTGCCGAAACGGGTCAGCGCGGCTTTGGTGAACGCCTCTTTGAAACTGTCCAGACCACCCAGTTGCTCATCAATGGCCTCGGCCAGTGCGCCATCGGGTTTACCGCCGCCGCTTGGCACCATGACTTCCCAGAACAGCGAATGGTTGGCGTGACCGCCACCCTGATTGATCACCGCTGCACGGAGTTTTTCCGGCAATTGCTGAACGCTGGCGACCAGTTTTTCCACCGGCCACTCGGCGTATTCAGTGCCTTCCATTGCGGCGTTGAGGTTGTTGATGTAGGTCTGGTGATGCTTGGTGTAGTGGATCTCCATGGTCTGCGCATCGATATGCGGTTCGAGGGCGTCATAGGCGTAAGGCAAGGCAGGCAGGGTAAAAGCCATTTCAATGGACTCCATGGTGATGTGGGGCAGGAGCGCGACGCGCATTGCCGGTATCCGGATGCAGCAGGCGCTGAGTGCGTGGGTATTCGCCGTGCTCGCTGATGAAATTCAGCAACTCGACGTAGGTCTTGCTGCTCTGACGCAGCGCCGCTTCACGCAGGGCCGGGCGCAGGCGCTCGTCCTGCATGGTCTGCAACAGCCGCTGGTGGATCGCGCAGAGATACTCGGCGCTCTCCTCTGGCTGATTCAGGCGCAGGTGCAGATCTGCCAGGTTGTGATGGGAGATGACGCAGGCAGCCACCGCTTCGTCGGCATCCGCCCAGCGCTCGAACAACACTTGCGCCAGGGCCAGGGCTTGCAGGTAAGCCTCACGGGCGTCGATCAACTCGCCCAGCATGAAGCAGCGATTGGCCCGTTCGATCGTGAGTTTCCAGTGCTCCATGGTGAGCCTCCAAAGCGGTTGCGGGGTTTACACGCCGCCGGCTGTGAGCTTCTCGGGATTGAGTAACTCTTCCAGCTGGTTACGCGACAGATCAGTGTGTTCCAGCGCAACGTCGATCACCGGGCGGCCCTGTTTGTAGGCTTGCTTGGCGATTTCGGCGGCTTTCTGGTAACCGATGATCGGGTTGAGCGCGGTGACCAGAATCGGGTTGCGCGACAGCGCTTCCTTGAGCCGCGACTCATTGACCTTGAATGTGGCGATGGCCTTGTCGCCGAGCAGACGGCTGGAATTGGCCAGCAGTTCGATGCTGCTCAACAGGTTCTGGGCGATGATTGGCAGCATCACGTTCAGTTCGAAGTTGCCCGACTGACCGGCAATGGTGATCACCGAATCGTTGCCGATCACTTGTGCAGCAACCATGGCGGTGGCTTCCGGGATCACCGGATTGACCTTGCCCGGCATGATCGACGAGCCCGGTTGCAAGGCTTCCAGTTCGATTTCGCCGAGGCCGGCGAGCGGGCCGGAGTTCATCCAGCGCAGGTCGTTGGCGATTTTCATCAACGAAACGGCGGTGGCCTTGAGCTGGCCGGAAACGGCGACGGCGGTGTCTTGCGAGCCGATCAGGGCGAACAGATCTTTGCCTTGGGTGAATTGCACGTTGGTCAATTGGCTGAGTTGGCGACTGAAACGTGCGGCGAATTCCGGATGCGCATTGATCCCGGTACCGACTGCCGTGCCGCCCTGCGCCAAGGATTGCAGGCTTGGCAGCAAATCCTGCAGATGACCGATGTTGGCCTTGAGTTGCTGCGCCCAGCCGTTGAGCACCTGGCTCATGCGCACCGGCATCGCGTCCATCAAGTGAGTGCGCCCGGTTTTGACGTGGTGATGCACCTGATCGGCTTTGTGCTCGATCACTTGCACCAGATGCAGCAGCGCCGGCAGCAGTTGTTCGTGCAGGGCCAGCGCAGCGCTGACGTGGATGGTGGTCGGGATGATGTCGTTGCTGCTCTGGCCGCAGTTGACGTGATCGTTGGCATTCACTGGCTCGCCGAGCAGGCGACTGGCCAGGGTCGCGATCACTTCGTTGGCGTTCATGTTGGAGCTGGTGCCGGAACCGGTCTGGAAGATATCCACCGGGAAGTGCTGCATGAAGTCACCTTCGAGCAACCCTTGGGCGGCGTCGCTGATGGCTTTGCCCTGAGCGGCACTGATCTGGTTGAGCTCGACGTTGGCCCGGGCGGCAGCCGCTTTGGCCAGAATCAGCGCACGAATGAACTGCATCGGCATTGGTTTGCCGCTGATCGGAAAGTTATCCACTGCGCGCTGGGTCTGCGCGCCGTAGAGAGCGTCCACCGGCACCTGCAGTTCGCCCATGCTGTCACGCTCAATACGTGTCTTGGTCATCGGTAAATCCTTGGACTAGTTCAATGAGAGGAATCGAGGGAAGCAACTCGCAGGTCGCCAGTTGCCAGGTGTAGCGCTGCCAGCGCTTGAGCCGGCATTTGCACAGCGACAGACGCTCCATTTCACGTAATGGGCGCCAGGCCTGATCGAGACAGAGGCTGCGCCAGTGCCACGGCAAGGCGATGTCGGTGGCCGTGTCGAGCAGCAGACGGAAAGAGGTTTCAGCGATGGTCCACGTGGAAGTTGCCGTACAGCAGGCCAGATATCGCCCTTCGGCGAGGTAATGCTCGATCAGGCGCGGCTCGTCAGAATCCATCGCACAACGGATCTGGCGACTCATCCAGCGCCAGTTTTCAAGGTACGGCTGCTCGTGCAAGGCAGAACTCATGATCCGGGCTCATTCGATAATGAGATTTATTATTAGATGATAATGAGAACCAAAACAAGAGCTCCGAGCTATGCAGATTTCATTGTGGGAGCGAGCCTGCTCGCGAAGGCGTCGTGTCAGTCACCGTGGAGATTGGCAGTTAAATCGCCTTCGCGAGCAGGCTCGCTCCCACAGGGTTTTGTGTGACACCAATGAAAAAGGCGCGACATCCGGGTGGAAGGCGCGCCTTTTGGTGTAGCGGGAACGGGTTTAGCTGCCCGCTACCGTCATCCGTTCGATTAACACCGAACCTGTGCGGATATTGCTGCGCAGCTCCAGATCGTTACCCACGGCGACGATCTGCTTGAACATGTCGCGCATGTTGCCGGCGATGGTCACTTCCTGCACCGCGAACTGGATTTCGCCGTTCTCGACCCAGAAACCCGCCGCACCGCGCGAATAATCGCCAGTGACCATGTTCAAGCCATGGCCCATCAATTCGGTCACCAACAAACCACGGCCCATGCGTCGCAGCAGCGCCGCCTGGTCTTCATCGCCATGGGTCACGAACAGGTTGTGCACGCCGCCCGCGTTCGCCGTGCTCGGCATGCCGAGCTTGCGCCCGGAGTAAGTGCCGAGGATGTACGAGACCAGCTCACCTTTTTCGACGAACGGTTTTGCATAAGTTGCCAGGCCATCGCCGTCATACGAAGCACTGCCCATGGCGCGCATCAGGTGTGGGCGCTCGTCGATGGTCAGCCACTCCGGGAACAGCTTCTGCCCCAGCGTACCTTCCAGGAACGATGATTTGCGATACAGGCTGCCGCCGGACACCGCCGAAAGGAAACTGCCGAACAATCCACCTGCCAGCTCAGCAGAAAACAGCACCGGCACTTCACAAGTCGGTACCGGACGCGCGCCCAGGCGGCTCGCTGCTCGTTGTGCGGCCTTCTGGCCAATGCTCACCGGATCGGCAAGCAATGTGCCCTGACGACTCACGTCATACCAGTAATCACGCTGCATCTGGCCACCGGCCTCGGCGATCATCACGCAGCTCAGGCTGTGCCGTGTCGACGCATAGCCACCAATGAAACCGTGGCTGTTGCCATACACGCGGCAACCCTGATGGGTGCTGAGCGTGGTGCCATCGGCGTTCTTGATCCGCGCATCGGCGTCGAATGCCGCCGCTTCACAGAGCAACGCCTTCTCGATGGCTTGCTCCGGGGTGATATCCCATTCGTGAAACAGGTCGAAATCCTGCAGATCCCTGGCCATCAGCGCCGCATCGGCGAGGCCCGAGGCTTCGTCTTCAGAGGTGTGTTTGGCAATGGCCAGCGCCGCAGCGACGGTCTCGCGAATCGCATCCGGACCGGTGGCGGAGGTGCTGGCCGAGCCTTTACGCTGGCCGACATACAGCGTGATGCCAAAACCCTGATCGCGGTTGAACTCGACTGTTTCGACCTCGCGCTGGCGCACCGAGGTCGACAGCCCCTGCTCCAGCGACACCGCAACTTCGCAGGCACTGGCGCCCTGACGCTTGGCTTCGGCGATGATCTGCTCGACCTGTTCTTGCAGTGCCGGCAATGCCTGCGGGCCGACGCTTTCAACTGCACTCATGCTCATCTCCACTCAAATTCTGCTTTCGGCTGGGGTCATCGAGCGACCGGGCCGGACAAGCGGCCCCCGACTGGTTATCATGGCGGCGTTTCTTTGCGGACTGCCACCATGGTTGATTCTTACGACGACTCCCTCGATACGGGAGAAAAAAGCAAATCTCAGGTCAAACGCGAGCTGCATGCTCTGGTTGACCTCGGCGAGCGCCTGACAACACTCAAGCCTGACTTGATCGCAAAACTGCCGCTGACCGACGCCATGCGCCGGGCCTTGGCCGATGCGCCCAAGCACACCGCGAACATCGCGCGTAAACGGCACTTGCAGTTCATCGGCAAACTGATGCGCGATCAGGACACTGACGCGATTCTCACGCTGCTCGATCAACTCGATGCCTCGACTCGTCAGTACAACGAGCGTTTTCACAACCTCGAACGCTGGCGTGATCGCCTGATTGCGGGCGACGATGCCGTGCTGGAGAAGTTCGTCATCGAGTACCCGGACGCCGATCGCCAGCAATTGCGTTCCCTGATCCGTCAGGCTCAGCACGAGGTTGCGCAAAACAAACCTCCTGCTTCCAGCCGCAAGATCTTCAAATACATCCGTGAACTGGACGAGACTCAACGCGGACTGCGTTGATATTCGTCACCGGGTGGTCGCCCTGTGCGCCACCCGCAGTTCCACCTCTTTTTATGCGCCCGTGCCACCCACGGTGATCGCATCGATTTTCAGCGTCGGCTGGCCAACCCCCACCGGTACCGACTGCCCATCCTTGCCGCACGTGCCTACGCCGCTGTCCAGCGCCAGATCGTTACCGACCATCGACACCCGGCTCATTGCCTCAGGGCCGTTGCCAATCAACGTCGCGCCTTTGACCGGCGCGGTAATCTTGCCGTCCTCGATCAAGTACGCCTCGCTGGTGGAGAACACGAACTTGCCGCTGGTGATGTCGACCTGACCGCCACCGAGGTTGGCGCAGTAGATGCCCTTCTTCACCGAAGCGATGATTTCCGCCGGATCGCTTTCGCCGCCGAGCATGTAGGTGTTGGTCATCCGTGGCATCGGCAGGTGCGCATAGGATTCGCGACGGCCGTTGCCAGTGCGCGCCACACCCATCAGGCGAGCGTTGAGCTTGTCTTGCATGTAACCCTTGAGCACGCCGTTTTCGATCAGCGTGGTGCACTCGGTCGGCGTGCCTTCGTCGTCGACACTCAGCGAACCGCGACGGCCACTCAGGGTGCCGTCATCGACGATGGTGCACAGCTTCGAGGCAACCATTTCGCCCATGCGCCCGCTGTAGGCGGAGCTGCCCTTGCGGTTGAAGTCACCTTCCAGACCGTGGCCCACCGCTTCGTGCAGCAATACGCCAGACCAGCCCGACCCCAACACCACCGGCAAGGTCCCGGCCGGCGCCGGAATCGCTTCGAGGTTGACCAACGCCTGACGCAACGCTTCACGGGCATAACCCATGGCACGGTCTTCGGCGAGGAAATAACGGTAGTCGGTACGTCCGCCGCCGCCATGGCCACCACGCTCGCGACGACCATTCTGCTCAACGATGACGCTGACGTTGAAACGCACCAGCGGTCGCACATCAGCCGCCAGACCGCCATCGGTGGACGCCACCAGAATTCGCTCCCAGACACCGGCCATGCTCACGCTGACCTGCTGAATGCGCGGGTCAAGCGCGCGCGTGGCAACATCGATGCGCTTGAGCAGTTCGACTTTCTCGGCACGGCTCAGCACTTCCAGCGGGTTGTCCGGCGCATACAACTGGGCGACGTCCTGTGTGGTGAACGCCTGGACGGTGCCGTTCTGCCCGGCCCGGGAGATTGAACGGGCCGCACGCGCCGCAGCGCCCAAGGCTTCGAGGGTGATCGCGTTACTGTAGGCAAAACCGGTTTTTTCACCGGACTGCGCACGCACACCGACACCCTGGTCGAGGTTGAAGCTGCCTTCCTTGACGATGCCGTCTTCCAGCGCCCAGGACTCGGAAATCTGGCCCTGGAAATACAGGTCGGCGGCATCGATGCCCGGGCCCGCCAGATCGCCGAGCACGCCTTGCAGGCTCTCGATCGTTACGCCGCCGGGCGCCAAAAGGTGATCACTGACTGAGGACAACAACTCGCTCATGGTTTAGGCCTTAAATTCATGTTCTGAAGCAGGTCGCTGTGCGCCCTGCGAGAAAAACCGCCGATGACTCGTCACCGGCATCCGCGCCCTGATGGACGCTTGTTCGTCGCTATCGCGTTCGGCCAACAACACCGCTTCGCCTTGATCCTGATGCGCCAGCACGCGACCCCACGGGTCGACGATTGCCGCATGCCCGAAGGTTTCTCGCGGCCCCGGATGGGTCCCGCCCTGCGCTGCCGCCAACACATAAC
Protein-coding sequences here:
- the yjgA gene encoding ribosome biogenesis factor YjgA; translation: MVDSYDDSLDTGEKSKSQVKRELHALVDLGERLTTLKPDLIAKLPLTDAMRRALADAPKHTANIARKRHLQFIGKLMRDQDTDAILTLLDQLDASTRQYNERFHNLERWRDRLIAGDDAVLEKFVIEYPDADRQQLRSLIRQAQHEVAQNKPPASSRKIFKYIRELDETQRGLR
- the tldD gene encoding metalloprotease TldD; its protein translation is MSELLSSVSDHLLAPGGVTIESLQGVLGDLAGPGIDAADLYFQGQISESWALEDGIVKEGSFNLDQGVGVRAQSGEKTGFAYSNAITLEALGAAARAARSISRAGQNGTVQAFTTQDVAQLYAPDNPLEVLSRAEKVELLKRIDVATRALDPRIQQVSVSMAGVWERILVASTDGGLAADVRPLVRFNVSVIVEQNGRRERGGHGGGGRTDYRYFLAEDRAMGYAREALRQALVNLEAIPAPAGTLPVVLGSGWSGVLLHEAVGHGLEGDFNRKGSSAYSGRMGEMVASKLCTIVDDGTLSGRRGSLSVDDEGTPTECTTLIENGVLKGYMQDKLNARLMGVARTGNGRRESYAHLPMPRMTNTYMLGGESDPAEIIASVKKGIYCANLGGGQVDITSGKFVFSTSEAYLIEDGKITAPVKGATLIGNGPEAMSRVSMVGNDLALDSGVGTCGKDGQSVPVGVGQPTLKIDAITVGGTGA